The following DNA comes from Carassius carassius chromosome 41, fCarCar2.1, whole genome shotgun sequence.
AGATGTGGTTTAAGGGTGCAAATGCTTTTGGGAGTTAACATACTGATGGCTATTTGGTGATTTTGCAGGCTAGGTgatgtttgtgtgtcttacctgtgGACTTTGTACAGACAATCCTTATGCAATCAAAAATATAAATGACTTTGTGGTGAAGTAGACAGTCTTTGAGTTGATCCACAATGTTGGCACATAACAGAATTAATCAAGTGTCCAAAATGCGGTATAGTGGTAAATACCAAACAAGAAAAACGCAAATAAAATGGGTTGTCAGGCATTATGTAACTTGATGCAATAAGATGCTTTTTATAGTTTGAAACAATAAGATATCattccaagacacttcaagataTCCAGCTTTGTTGGTCCGATCAATGGGCAGCACAGTCCACATGGTTCAACAGTAGCTCTCAGAAAACATCACTGCTCCCTCTCGGGCACACTGGGGTAATGCTGGCACATCCAACCTGTTCAGAATCTCCTTTCGGGCAGAGATGTAGCAGAATGCCTTGCCTTTCTTTGCTCTGGGATGGTAGTGATGTTGAATAGCCGGGAGGGTGGCTGTGGGTGTTGGGTCCGAGGACAGTTGGCTGTCACTGTCCAGAGGGCAGTCTGGAGAGCAGGTTATGTTGTGGTGACACCGAGGACCTGCACCTCCCTGCTGTACACTGCTACCTGTATTACGTTGGTCTTCCAAAATGCTTATTCCCAGTTTCCATCGCTGCCATTTCTTTTTGATTTCTGACTGCACCTGGAATCAAAGACAGTGCAAATAtcatggttttatatatatatatatatatatatatatatatatatatatatatatatatatatatatatatattataattaaactaaaaaaactgaaatcataaaaacacatctaatacttaagaaaaaaataactgtaataaaatattaaaacattataacattttacattttcaatatttttttgaaatacaaaaaataactaaaaattaaaaataaaatggagtTAAgtctaaacaaagacaaaaataataaaataaaaatgacaaaaataaaaaaattactaaaaacaatttactaaaatgtaaatgaaaataggAAATATAACTAATCTAATTCAGAATATTAACAAAAACGATAATAATATatcatgggtgtgtgtgtgtgtgtgtgtgtgtgtgtgtgtgtaaactgcagctcaaaagtttaggatcagtaAGATCAGTTATTTTAAGTTTCTTATActaatcaaggctgcatttatttgatcaaaaatacagaaaaaaacatattatagtgaaattttattgcaatttaaataatggttttctactttaaaatataatttattaatgtaagtTTTTTAATGAGTTTTCATCGGGtagcatgtatttaaaatataaatctttttcaacaataaaagtctttactatcactttttatcaatttaaaatccttgctgaataaaagtaatattttataataaaaaagaaagaaaaaaatttctAATTACTGACGATACTGTATTGTTTATACATTGTataagatgtatatatatatgtatatataaatatataagtgtgtgtgatttataataatttatatttaaataactaattacaatatatatatatatatatatatatatatatatatatatatatatatatatatatatatatacatacttacatacatacatacatatatatatatatatatatatatatatatatatatatatacaatagatTCCTCTTACCTCTTTATTGACAAAGCAGTATAATATGGCCACCAGAAAACCCTGTGGGGTAACAGGAACTAATGCGTCAAAATTAATTAACTGTAAGCACATTTACTGCATTTAAAATGTGCATGTAAACAATAAAAGTAAGTACACTGTATGAGCTAGGCCATGTTGTGACATGGTCTGTCTCTCTTAATTCCTTTAGTTGTACCTGAAAAGAATTGAAGAAGAGTTCGAAGAACAGGTTGACATTGCGAAGCACACCCTCAGTCTGTTCGTCTGTCATCACAGCAAACACCACCTCATGAATCCCTAACAGAGGAATGAGGGTCAGCGTGGACTTGGCTAACCTGAGGGACCAAGAATATTAAAGAATGAAGATATTTAAAACACAGTCCAGCCCATCTCACTTCAAAAAATCATCAGGTTTCTTTAAATCCAAGTTTAATGTCAGGTGAAATTCACAGCTCTTTTTTCATATTAATTCATTCTAAGAAAAAAACTAATCTGCATCTACACGGTTTTTAAAAGTTTGATTAAATGACAACAGTGAGGCACTGTGGATAAATCAAGAATCTAACTGGCCTCTATCACTGTTACCAATGGATTTTTAGATTTTAATCCACCTTTTATTCTGCTATGTATAAGCAGGATATAAGCTTGAAGGCTAGAAATATAGTCtctggtgaagaaaaaaaagctcCTTAAGATGCATGCTACCCTCAAGGCTGACATTTAAATAAGAGGATGAAATATTTCCTTTAAAACGGTTGAAACATCAAAGCTTGCTAAGGCACTTAATGTGACACAATTCCAGTTCACGTAACGCTGATGAAATAAGAAACAGACATTTTGCAGGCACAAGGAAACACCAGTAGATTAagtagatttgaaaaataaaccgACTAACAAATGCtgatgaaaataatataaattcatttgttggaacaaaaatgaaaaaaattcaaattcttaCCTAAATTTATAATCTGTATACCTCATCTGATGTGCTTTTAATTTGGAGATGAGGATCTGAATAATCcttataaatatgaaaaagttcACCTGTAAAATATGGTCataattctttttaaatatactgtaaatagtTAGACATTAAAAGTTCAGTGTAAAGACACACAAGACCTCTCATCCTGTGCAATGAAggaaaatgcataaattattcCAACTGTATCCATGTGATGAATCCGTTCAAACAGAGTTCAGTAAAATAGTTCCTCAACACAGTCCTCAAGAATGCTCCAGTCTAGTGAGTCATCCATGTATAATACATGAGAAAGAGTATATTTAACTAGTAATTCATACGCTGCATTCCAAATGACTCCCAAATTGGAATTCTCCCATCTCCCAATCAAAAATAACCCTTGGACCAAACTCTGGGCAGATCTATATTGATGTTCCATTGGTTGCTTTCAAGTGGAGGTGGGAGAATTTTCTGTAATTATATGTGAGTGACTATCAATACAAtcaaaaaacaaattcaaatttaaGACAAATTGAGGTAAAAACTCACTAAAATCGCCAAAAGGATTGGCGTTCGGATGATCCACCAATATGCCATATTTTCGTTAATCTCCCAGCACCTTGAGAAATGTGTAGGCACAATTGTAATGCTTAACCAAAGCTGCTCTTAATCTTTAACCAAATGAAGAAAAAGCTGTTGCATCAAGATTTTGGCACGTCTTACCTGGTGTTCTCATACAGGTAACGGACAACTATCCAAGGCACCACAAAGAGCACAGGTgttcctgttaaaaaaaaaagaaaaaaagaaaaaaagaaaattatatatatatatttgatgaaaTACAAAACAGCACAGCAAGACAACTGCATTTtcgttaacatttattttttaatttcttaaaaaataaagatacaaaACTACAATAATTGTGGTAATTGTTCATTATATGCATGACACTATCTGTATATAATTGAATCATTTACATtctttaaatattgtaattttttttatatttgtaaatatctttaaatattttagttttactcTATCATTTTCATGACAGTTGTTCCACAAAAAGAGAGTTTGCAAATTACACACCCCAGCCGATGAAGAGGTATACACAGAAGTAACTGTTCTCTGAGAAGACCATCAGCACCAGCAGGTTGTGAAGATATAGACCTTCTACCAGTAGCCAACTGTAGTTTGCCCCAACACAATACTGCATCAGGACCTGAGCCACACGGCAGCCTGACATCACCTGTGGGAATTTAATGCGGCTTCACTGTACCATTACATGAAGTTTAATATAGTTTTAGTAGCTGGGGCATTTTCTCCGTGGAGGCAAAATTGAGAATGTCACATAAGAGAGCAATGTCTCCATTGCACTTTGACTGCTATATCACTCTGCTAACACGATAAATTCTGCCTCGTTTTCATACACATTCTGCGTCCACAAATTGGTCTGAATTAatcaataatgatattaatggAAAGTATGTATGTTCAACTATCACACTTAAATACAGTATCTCACTTTATTTCAAAATCAAAGCTGAAAGGACTTGAAAACATGATCCGTGACAAGTGTTTACCAAACTTTGATTTCTGAtgttaagaaaattaaaaaaaaaaacagctgaatgTCAGTtctcaaataaaatatacatgaaTCTAAAATTcttatagtttttatttcatattttagaaTGAAATGTGAGTGTAAGAATACACTCGAGTAAGTGTGTGTAGAGACACTGTAAAGTATTTTTGCTTACCTGTTCACTCAGAACAATCgaaacatctttgttgtccctgaaCTCAGAAGCGTCTTTCATGAGGAGCGCATCTCTCGTGAGGATGGACACAGCTCGCAGGATGAAAGAGGCAAACAGATTTGTGTGGATGTAATTACGTGTGCAACGGAGCTTCCTGTATAACATTACAAAGACCTCAttgaaatattcattttattcatgAACAGCTCAAACTGCATTTCTCCTGCTGATAGCAACAGCTAAGTTAATGACCTCATGTTGAAATCTTAAGCACAAAATGACTATATACTCTCAGGCGATTCACATATTCATTCCTACAAGCTACATAATacttagggctgtg
Coding sequences within:
- the LOC132123587 gene encoding gastric inhibitory polypeptide receptor-like, which produces MKSTPTIFLLTLSVLCRAESVSGKTVKDTVQEWKRYRNECIMKISSQPTTSGLFCKSMFDMYACWTDGVPNTTVKVPCPWYLPWYDQVRNGFVSRECGPDGQWLTVNESSTWRDHSQCSADDSKQREQENQMTILAYFRVMYTVGYSLSLASLSLALVILLIFRKLRCTRNYIHTNLFASFILRAVSILTRDALLMKDASEFRDNKDVSIVLSEQVMSGCRVAQVLMQYCVGANYSWLLVEGLYLHNLLVLMVFSENSYFCVYLFIGWGTPVLFVVPWIVVRYLYENTRCWEINENMAYWWIIRTPILLAILVNFFIFIRIIQILISKLKAHQMRYTDYKFRLAKSTLTLIPLLGIHEVVFAVMTDEQTEGVLRNVNLFFELFFNSFQGFLVAILYCFVNKEVQSEIKKKWQRWKLGISILEDQRNTGSSVQQGGAGPRCHHNITCSPDCPLDSDSQLSSDPTPTATLPAIQHHYHPRAKKGKAFCYISARKEILNRLDVPALPQCAREGAVMFSESYC